Proteins from a genomic interval of Eschrichtius robustus isolate mEscRob2 chromosome 18, mEscRob2.pri, whole genome shotgun sequence:
- the CCDC122 gene encoding coiled-coil domain-containing protein 122 isoform X2, with translation MIRYNEYYAKIKAHKDSLREVESKWSFMTELDEKRDLVKKLKTMKEELTQDLQNPEGNLMKQVQEDITNLKDKIITVKESIIEKTCFLEEEKKTHEKLRKEIEVQHKRYGAILKRLHCQVNKLQSKRRQWQWNIQQLEKTAAELRKCIGTED, from the exons ATGATAAGATATAATGAATACTATgcaaaaataaaagcacataaaGATAGTTTGAGAGAGGTAGAGAGCAAATGGTCATTCATGACTGAACTTGATGAGAAACGAGACCTTgttaaaaaactaaagacaatgaaagaggaaCTTACGCAGGATCTCCAAAATCCAGAAGGAAACCTGATGAAACAAGTACAG GAAGACATTACAAACCTAAAGGACAAAATTATAACTGTAAAAGAATCCATCATTGAAAAAACTTGttttcttgaggaagaaaaaaagacacatgaaaaattaagaaaagaaatagag GTACAACATAAGAGATACGGTGCAATTCTTAAGCGTTTGCACTGTCAGGTGAACAAGCTTCAGTCAAAGAGAAGACAATGGCAATGGAACATTCAACAGCTGGAAAAAACTGCAGCTGAACTGAGAAAATGCATTGGAACGGAAGATTAA
- the CCDC122 gene encoding coiled-coil domain-containing protein 122 isoform X1 — translation MSGNKERKSQGAPEEALAKQDTSSLTDAVEQIAQQQQSQTSEIEKNKKVLFHLQNELHELKTQIASVSEETKETERQIYQQDAAIQNTRLQCGNLENQIKSLHTENVKLKFDIEAAQEDFEEQMIRYNEYYAKIKAHKDSLREVESKWSFMTELDEKRDLVKKLKTMKEELTQDLQNPEGNLMKQVQEDITNLKDKIITVKESIIEKTCFLEEEKKTHEKLRKEIEVQHKRYGAILKRLHCQVNKLQSKRRQWQWNIQQLEKTAAELRKCIGTED, via the exons ATGTCAGGCAACAAAGAAAGGAAGAGTCAAGGAGCTCCTGAAGAAG CTCTGGCTAAACAAGACACATCTTCATTAACTGATGCTGTCGAGCAAATTGCACAGCAACAACAATCACAAacatcagaaatagaaaaaaacaaaaaagttctgTTCCATTTGCAG AATGAACTTCATGAGCTTAAAACACAAATAGCATCTGTCTCTGAAGAAACTAAAGAAACAGAAAGGCAAATTTATCAGCAAGATGCTGCCATACAGAATACCAGACTTCAGTGTGGAAACctggaaaatcaaatcaaatccttacatacagaaaatgtgaAGCTTAAGTTTGACATAGAGGCAGCACAAGAAGATTTTGAGGAACAAATGATAAGATATAATGAATACTATgcaaaaataaaagcacataaaGATAGTTTGAGAGAGGTAGAGAGCAAATGGTCATTCATGACTGAACTTGATGAGAAACGAGACCTTgttaaaaaactaaagacaatgaaagaggaaCTTACGCAGGATCTCCAAAATCCAGAAGGAAACCTGATGAAACAAGTACAG GAAGACATTACAAACCTAAAGGACAAAATTATAACTGTAAAAGAATCCATCATTGAAAAAACTTGttttcttgaggaagaaaaaaagacacatgaaaaattaagaaaagaaatagag GTACAACATAAGAGATACGGTGCAATTCTTAAGCGTTTGCACTGTCAGGTGAACAAGCTTCAGTCAAAGAGAAGACAATGGCAATGGAACATTCAACAGCTGGAAAAAACTGCAGCTGAACTGAGAAAATGCATTGGAACGGAAGATTAA